One genomic region from Drosophila subpulchrella strain 33 F10 #4 breed RU33 chromosome 2R, RU_Dsub_v1.1 Primary Assembly, whole genome shotgun sequence encodes:
- the LOC119550704 gene encoding uncharacterized protein LOC119550704, whose translation MSAENRECDDEFERPSRTLVLIIFTLAVCLKLGIILVEIMV comes from the coding sequence ATGTCGGCCGAAAATAGAGAGTGCGATGACGAATTCGAGCGGCCCAGCAGGACCCTGGTACTGATAATCTTCACCCTGGCCGTTTGCCTGAAGTTGGGCATCATTTTGGTGGAGATTATGGTCTGA